The following proteins are co-located in the Nitrospira sp. genome:
- a CDS encoding proton-conducting transporter membrane subunit, protein MYAILLPLLPLLTALMVAVGDERSRRTRTQLAAFPIGAAFCGAIATLYYVATQGPISIRFYDPASSVSLAFPIGFYIDRLSAVMMVLISGIGTVIYTYSLGYMYQDPHEPRYLALIGIATFVLLCMVSSANLMMLFLFWQLLSYLLYLLAHNHTHAGTLEGAFRTFTLLRAGDIAFLAGVVLAHALYGTLEFPALFAKAAEMPVTLSPWPGLDISGPTAVTLLLFIGGMSKSAQFPFHIWLPHYLYAPTPATALLHAGIINAGGFLINRLAPLFGLSATTLHVAFVVGTLTAVLGATMML, encoded by the coding sequence GTGTACGCCATCCTGCTTCCCTTGCTCCCGCTCCTGACGGCGCTGATGGTCGCAGTCGGTGACGAACGCTCGCGCCGCACCCGCACACAGCTCGCCGCCTTCCCGATCGGGGCGGCGTTCTGCGGCGCAATCGCCACGCTCTATTATGTGGCCACCCAGGGGCCGATCAGTATCCGCTTCTATGACCCCGCCTCCAGTGTGTCGCTCGCGTTTCCGATCGGCTTCTATATCGACCGGCTGAGCGCCGTCATGATGGTGCTGATCTCGGGCATCGGCACGGTCATCTACACCTATTCCCTCGGCTACATGTACCAGGACCCCCACGAACCCCGGTATCTTGCCCTCATCGGCATCGCGACGTTCGTGCTGCTCTGCATGGTCTCCAGCGCGAATCTGATGATGCTGTTCCTGTTCTGGCAACTGCTGAGTTACCTGCTGTATCTCCTGGCCCATAACCATACCCATGCGGGCACGCTGGAAGGCGCCTTCAGGACGTTCACACTGTTGCGAGCCGGGGACATCGCGTTTCTGGCGGGAGTCGTCCTGGCCCATGCCCTGTACGGCACGCTGGAATTTCCGGCCCTGTTCGCCAAGGCCGCCGAGATGCCGGTCACGCTGTCGCCCTGGCCGGGCTTGGACATCAGCGGACCGACGGCGGTCACGCTGCTGCTGTTCATCGGCGGCATGAGCAAGTCCGCGCAATTCCCGTTCCACATCTGGCTCCCTCACTATCTCTATGCCCCGACGCCCGCAACGGCCTTGCTCCACGCCGGGATCATCAATGCGGGGGGCTTCCTGATCAACCGCCTGGCGCCGCTCTTCGGGCTGAGTGCGACGACCCTGCACGTCGCCTTTGTCGTGGGCACGCTGACCGCCGTCCTGGGCGCCACCATGATGCTGG
- a CDS encoding DUF2294 domain-containing protein, with protein sequence MNNKGLTRGEIESAIRNAIIKFEQEFMGRGPEDVKAFIVRDLVVVRLKGVLTPAERQLAKTAEGIDMVKRVRQTLIAQGRERLVEQVNEITGAKTVALFTDIDVQIGEKVLVFSMDRELESAGR encoded by the coding sequence ATGAACAACAAAGGACTGACCAGAGGCGAAATCGAAAGCGCCATCCGCAACGCCATCATCAAGTTCGAGCAGGAATTCATGGGGCGTGGGCCGGAAGACGTAAAGGCCTTCATCGTGCGGGATCTGGTCGTGGTGCGCCTGAAAGGCGTGCTGACACCCGCGGAGCGGCAATTGGCCAAGACCGCCGAAGGCATCGACATGGTCAAGCGGGTGCGCCAGACGCTCATCGCCCAGGGACGCGAGCGGCTGGTGGAGCAAGTGAATGAAATCACCGGCGCCAAGACCGTGGCCCTCTTTACCGATATCGATGTCCAGATCGGCGAGAAAGTCCTCGTCTTTTCCATGGATCGAGAACTGGAAAGCGCCGGTCGATAA
- a CDS encoding carbonic anhydrase, with the protein MKKLIEGFKKFQREVFKTKRDLFSSLAKGQQPRALFITCSDSRIDPCLVTQTDPGELFILRNAGNLVPSYGTTIGSTIATIEYAVGVLGVKNIIVCGHTDCGVVKAILEPEQVGDLPAVKAWLLQAEATRRVVRDNYSHLTGDALYVATTQENVRIQLGHIQTHPLVAARLRNKSLELHGWVYSIETGDVWTYDFAQDTFRSLIQPSGKARRKRK; encoded by the coding sequence ATGAAAAAACTCATCGAGGGCTTCAAAAAGTTCCAACGCGAGGTGTTCAAGACGAAGCGCGATTTATTTTCAAGCCTGGCCAAGGGGCAGCAGCCGAGGGCCCTGTTCATTACCTGTTCAGACTCCCGCATCGATCCTTGTCTGGTGACCCAGACGGATCCCGGGGAACTGTTCATTCTCCGGAACGCGGGCAATCTGGTGCCGTCCTACGGGACGACGATCGGGAGCACGATCGCCACGATTGAATATGCGGTCGGCGTGTTGGGGGTGAAAAATATCATCGTCTGCGGCCACACGGATTGCGGAGTGGTGAAGGCCATCCTCGAACCGGAGCAGGTGGGCGATTTGCCCGCGGTGAAGGCCTGGCTGCTTCAGGCGGAAGCCACCAGGCGGGTCGTGCGGGACAATTACAGCCATCTGACCGGCGACGCCCTCTATGTCGCCACGACGCAGGAAAACGTGCGGATTCAATTGGGGCACATACAGACCCATCCGCTTGTCGCGGCGCGACTGCGAAACAAGTCGCTGGAACTCCATGGGTGGGTCTATTCCATCGAAACCGGCGATGTGTGGACCTATGATTTTGCCCAAGACACGTTCCGGTCGTTGATTCAGCCGTCCGGCAAGGCCCGCCGCAAACGGAAATAA
- a CDS encoding YdiU family protein: MTHHLRALEQLAFDNSYARLPESFHAKLHPTPFSSAPYLISFNPAAAALIDLDPAEAARPEFAGVFGGSLLVPGMEPLAMLYAGHQFGTYVPQLGDGRAILLGEVRNERGAKWDLQLKGAGMTPFSRDGDGRAVLRSTIREYLCSEAMHGLGIPTTRALCIVGSDHQVYREQVETGAIVLRMAPSHVRFGSFEIFYYRKQHEQLKVLADYVIGQHYPHLVEVADKYARFFDEVVERTAKLIAQWQAVGWAHGVMNTDNMSILGITLDYGPFGFIDDYDPGFICNHSDHNGRYAFNQQPYIGLWNLSCLAQALLPLAEKNELKAALDRYTPLCEGRYMELMRAKVGLREPQEADAGLIQDLLALMAQHHVDYTIFFRALGEFRSAPGDTNDGLRDFFLDRDAFDRWARRYAERLRAEGSRDEERRARMQRVNPKYVLRNYLAQQAIEKAQQKDFSEIDRLLVLLQNPYDDQPGMEAYAAAPPNWGKHLSVSCSS; encoded by the coding sequence ATGACGCACCATCTGCGCGCGCTCGAGCAACTGGCCTTCGACAATTCCTACGCCCGCTTGCCCGAATCATTTCACGCGAAACTGCACCCCACGCCGTTCTCGAGCGCGCCCTATCTCATCAGCTTCAATCCCGCCGCGGCGGCACTCATCGACCTCGATCCGGCGGAAGCGGCGCGGCCGGAATTCGCCGGCGTGTTCGGCGGGAGCCTGCTCGTGCCGGGGATGGAGCCGTTGGCCATGCTCTACGCCGGCCACCAGTTCGGCACCTATGTCCCGCAGCTGGGAGACGGGCGGGCCATTCTCCTGGGCGAGGTGCGGAACGAGCGGGGCGCGAAATGGGATTTGCAGCTCAAGGGCGCGGGGATGACGCCCTTTTCGCGTGACGGCGACGGCCGCGCGGTGCTGCGTTCCACCATCCGCGAATATCTCTGCAGCGAAGCCATGCACGGCCTCGGGATTCCGACCACGCGGGCGCTCTGCATCGTCGGCAGCGATCACCAGGTCTATCGCGAGCAGGTGGAAACCGGCGCGATCGTGCTGCGCATGGCGCCCTCGCATGTCCGGTTCGGCTCGTTCGAAATCTTCTACTATCGCAAGCAGCACGAGCAGCTGAAAGTCCTGGCCGATTATGTGATTGGCCAACACTATCCGCACCTGGTTGAGGTCGCCGACAAGTATGCCCGCTTCTTTGACGAAGTGGTCGAACGCACGGCCAAGTTGATTGCCCAATGGCAGGCCGTCGGCTGGGCCCACGGCGTGATGAATACCGATAATATGTCAATCCTCGGCATCACGCTCGACTACGGCCCCTTCGGCTTCATCGACGACTACGATCCCGGCTTCATCTGCAACCACTCCGATCACAACGGCCGCTATGCCTTCAATCAACAGCCCTATATCGGTCTCTGGAATCTGAGCTGCCTTGCGCAGGCGTTGCTGCCCTTGGCCGAAAAGAACGAGCTGAAAGCCGCGCTGGACCGCTACACGCCGCTCTGCGAAGGGCGCTACATGGAGCTGATGCGGGCCAAGGTCGGGCTGCGTGAGCCGCAGGAAGCAGACGCGGGGCTGATTCAAGATCTGCTGGCGCTCATGGCCCAGCATCACGTCGATTACACGATCTTCTTTCGCGCGCTGGGCGAGTTTCGTTCGGCACCCGGAGACACCAACGACGGGTTGCGCGATTTCTTTCTCGATCGTGACGCCTTCGACCGCTGGGCCAGGCGCTACGCGGAACGATTGCGCGCCGAAGGAAGCCGGGATGAGGAGCGGCGCGCGCGCATGCAGCGCGTCAATCCGAAATACGTGCTGCGCAACTACCTGGCGCAGCAGGCCATCGAGAAGGCGCAGCAGAAGGACTTCTCTGAAATCGACCGCCTGCTGGTGTTATTGCAGAATCCCTACGACGACCAGCCGGGCATGGAGGCCTATGCCGCTGCGCCGCCGAACTGGGGGAAACACCTCTCCGTCAGTTGCTCGTCCTAA